The genome window CGCTACTGCTCGTTGGCTGCGCGGTCTCATCGACTATCGAGAATGCGGAGACTGGCAAGTCGGAATTTGATGGCGCGATCTATGGCGGAAAGACAAGTTTAATTAGTGCCGAGCTTCCCGGTGTCTCGAAGCATCGGATATTTCATCAGGGTTCCACGGGATTTACCTCCGTTGAGACAATCAGAAACAGCGCGTTAAAAAGAGCGGACGCCTTTTGTGCTCCAAACGGAACGAGTCCGTACCTCATCCAAGAAACCACGTCAACACCGCCGCACATCCTCGGTAACTGGCCCAGGATAGAAATCATTTTCTCGTGCATCAAG of Nitrospirota bacterium contains these proteins:
- a CDS encoding SHOCT domain-containing protein, which translates into the protein MTTLRATPFLFATLLLVGCAVSSTIENAETGKSEFDGAIYGGKTSLISAELPGVSKHRIFHQGSTGFTSVETIRNSALKRADAFCAPNGTSPYLIQETTSTPPHILGNWPRIEIIFSCIKSSKASSSAAPQDKYDRLSKLKALLDVGAITPQEYEAEKRKVLSE